The Glycine soja cultivar W05 chromosome 4, ASM419377v2, whole genome shotgun sequence genomic sequence TTCTGTTTTTATGCTGCTGTTAGGAATATTCCctatcctcttttttttttcctaataaattcttcttttgcaatttttaatcctttgtcctaatgaaaattgaacaattttgtaattttttaatccttttccCCCATTGAAAAATGAACAAATTAGTAAATTAGTAAAGATCACGTTCCTACGTTTACAAAACTAGCACAAGATTAAACGAAAGGACTTAATTATCGATGTCACATCATTCTAAGGAAAAGTGTCTTTATACATAGAAGTTACACAAAAAGAGAGATTGAAAAGCCATGTCccaaaagaatagaaacaaAACCCGAACTTTACtctcttattatttttgtcttaaCATTTTTGCTTGAGCTCTTCACATGCATTGATTCAGGGACAATTAATAACTAGGCTTTCGTCCATAAATTGAATTATTACATCCACTATCCACATGAACATTTATGATTGGCAATTTTGCCTGAGAATCACACGGACGAGTCCAGCATACTCTGGCAATtcgatattaaaaaaattagcctCTGTCATAGGCATATGTgagagaacaaaaccaatgaacgTTAATTATACTCCTTATGAGGAATAAAAAACTATCCTAAGTGCACTTGCAGCTCTTCTTCCTCTGTTCAATTCTCATAAACATCTTCCTCCATATCCTGCACTTCTAAACAACGCTTGCTTTATGTCTTCAGAACTCAGCATCGTCCTTTGCTCCGATTCCTATTACATAACAAACAGGATAATAGCATTGATTAACTTCAATCAAAAAACGCCATATGGGATGAATAGAAAATATGCAACTAAATAAGATATATTAGGCAGTGCCCAAAAACCATGGTAGTAATGTACCTCTGAGCATGAAGCCTGCATTGTGAAATCATTGAAACAGCTAATAACACATTGTTGAATCTCTAGGCCTAATGCTTCCAGAGTGTTTACTGTAGATAGTATCAAGCCTGGCTTCCCTGCACAGCAAATTTCCACCCGGGTGTCCACACTCCTCTCCACCTCAAACTGCAAAGACCAAtataggaaaatataaaaatcaatgcaGGACTGCACCATTATTTCAAAAAGGTCTATCAgagaaattattacatgttTGAGGAccattatattttaatcaatcTCCATGTGACACATAGCTGAGTCTTATTAACTCTTTTTggtaaattgaaaatttcagTTTTATATCACATGAAAATAGGTCGGAGTCGAAGGACTACGTAGTAATTTCTTCTTGGAGGTGATAGGGAAAATCCATACCTTGGGTGAATTTCTCACTAGGATTTCATTTGGTTTTACATCTTTGAAAATGCCTGCCATGTTTGAATCTACTTCTACTTCTTGCTGCAGATTGTTGATCTTCTCCAGAAGTTCTTTCATGTAATCAATAGTGTCTCCAAGTATAGATGTTCTATCCATCTGTGATATGCATTCAACACAACAAATTAGATCTACACATTATGTAAGTACAGCTCTCATTGAATGAATGGCTCTCACTCACTGCATAGTGCATACCTTACTAATCTTGGGGACAATTGCTCTTAGCATCGAGAGCCGGTCGTTTaacctctttcttcttctcctctccGCCATTAGATTCTTGGAGGGTTGCCCCTGAAGCTTCTTTGATCGGTTCTTTCTTTCCAGACCCGTTCCCATGTTGAAAACCGGCATTTCAGAGGATTGGGTTGGCTCCATTTTACATGTGGTTTGCAGCTCCAAATTCTTAAGCTCTTCCCCAAGCAAACCCTGCTCCTCTTCTTCCATCATAGACAATATTGGATAATCCTCTTGACCAAGAAATGGAGGGGTATTGAGTGGAGTATCAAGGGTGCTATAGAATGAATCCATAATCTGTGGTGATGATTCATCAAGTAAGCAGCCATAGATTTCACTGAAGGGGTAGTCGTTATTGTAAGTTTGAGGAACTTCTTGACCACAAGAAGAGTTTGGAAGGTAAGGTAGAGAGTTTTGATCAAAGCAGTCAAAACTCCCACCATCAAAGAACTGGTTTTCTTCTGTTCTTGGATTGGTGTCCCATGTTTCTCTTCTTAGAGTCATTAATTCCTCCAAGAAATCCTGGTCATAAAACTCcatatctctctctttctttctctaaatGTTTGTGTGTGTATGTTGTGAATATGCTAATTCTTTAAGAAACACACCTTTTGAGTTTTGAGAATACGTAGGGTACtatataaggatgaagaagTATTTAAATAGGGGAATACAGCGAGGCTTGTGGCGTATGGATTATTATATGCAATGTAGTATGATGATGATGTATTCATTAGAACCTATAGTCTAAGACAGAGAGATGGAATctgctttattttcatttcacagTGGTTCATGTCTCTTTCACCGAAATCGCTGCAATCAAACACAAACTACATATTTAATTGGTATTCTCAGAAAACTTTGACCCTCGTATCTGTctggaagcaaaaaagaatggaGTTACC encodes the following:
- the LOC114409177 gene encoding transcription factor bHLH93-like — translated: MEFYDQDFLEELMTLRRETWDTNPRTEENQFFDGGSFDCFDQNSLPYLPNSSCGQEVPQTYNNDYPFSEIYGCLLDESSPQIMDSFYSTLDTPLNTPPFLGQEDYPILSMMEEEEQGLLGEELKNLELQTTCKMEPTQSSEMPVFNMGTGLERKNRSKKLQGQPSKNLMAERRRRKRLNDRLSMLRAIVPKISKMDRTSILGDTIDYMKELLEKINNLQQEVEVDSNMAGIFKDVKPNEILVRNSPKFEVERSVDTRVEICCAGKPGLILSTVNTLEALGLEIQQCVISCFNDFTMQASCSEESEQRTMLSSEDIKQALFRSAGYGGRCL